Part of the Pristiophorus japonicus isolate sPriJap1 chromosome 11, sPriJap1.hap1, whole genome shotgun sequence genome is shown below.
CATTTTTCACGTGCTACTTTGAACAGTTCTTTGTAATAACAGCTTCATTCTAAATCAGccagtctctcctccctccagatcagCTGGAGTAAAATGCAAGTGAGGATATAGTGCTCACTGTCACATGGGAAACAGGCCAAGGAAATAGAGTGATATGCGACTTGTTTTTAATTGCCATATTAATTGTGATAATCATCACTATTTATGATTCTAACACAAATTAAGATATACTGCTCCTTTTAAAATGAGCAAAATAAAACTTCAGTTTATGCAAAATTCCTGCGGGGTTCTGTTATTAGGAGCAGAATGAATAACTACTAGCTTTGTTTTGTTGTTGGACATTTGGGCCattgcacaaggactgagcactaaaGCAGCATCCAATCCATCACTACAAACTGCAATATAAGGTAATAATTACCATTCAAATTCCTTTTATATTCAGGTTTGACATTGTAGTACTCCTCCGGTGTTACTGTTTTAACTCCACCAAAGTAATCCAGGACCAAAATGTTGGTAATGTTGAGCTTGGCAAAGTACCATTTATGATCGTGTGGCCAATCAGCCATTGCTGGATGTCGGCTGAAGAGAGCCTCTTTGGcaaagtctatttctgtcttgttcACCTGAAAAATTAATATGCATAAAATGTTTCTCTGTTATAATCTGAAGAAAACTGGAAATGTTATTCACAAGTATACTTTTCAGTTTATCATGCTTCGGATGGCATCACAAACAAAGCCAGCACAAAATTGCATAATTGAGTAGATGTGGGTTAACTGTACCCACTTAGCCTCTTGTTATGAGGGTGAGACAATGTGGCTGGCGTGCAAGTAGAGTGAGCGGAGGTGACTGAATGTATTGCAAAATTACGAGCTGTGGAGTATACTCCTGAACCCAGAATGGACATATTGCATCTTTATTACAAGACCTACAAAACAGTCTCAGTAATCCAAAGATCTATTTACACACAACAGGAAAAGAGACAAAATCTGTAAAAAGAAACTCGCAGCACAGAGCACCAACAATTGACACCACTGAGTGGTGGAATGCACGTTCAAATTTCTAgtaattcactgaattccttcagtcACATTGCTGCGGGGGGAAATATGGTCACTGGGGCTCCCATTGCATGCTCCCAAGCACCCAGTTGGAATGCATTAACCATGAACCAGGAGCAGAAAGTCCTCCTGCCAAAACAGGAACAATTTTGTTGAACAATGGAAGGAAGCAGAAGGTGGGGAGGAGAGTACAGAATTTTTAGAACTAAACTGCAGCATACCATCATGATTGTTCCAGAGAGCAGCACACGACAGCAAAGTGGACTTTGGGGGTCAAACGCTTGCTTTCTACAGTAGTCCGTCTCTGCCAAAGACATGGCCAGGGAAATTTCTGGATTAGcctaaaataaaatgttttaaagtgAGAGACCGTAATAGTAAATAGAAATTAAAATGTCAAATTAGCCACAGTAATTCACATCCAGCAAGTAGAATTATAGTATAGAAGGCGGCTATTTGGTCCATCATGTCTGTACCagaactttgaaagagctatccaattagttccactctcccgctctttcctcatagccctgcaaatgtttccttctcAAGTatacatccatagaaacatagaaaataggtgcaggagtagaccattcggcctttcgagcctgcaccaccattcaagaagatcatggctgatcattcacctctttcctgctttctctccataccccttgatccctttagctgtaagggccatatctaactccctcttgaatatatccaacgaagtggcatcaacaactctctgcggtagggaattccacaggttaacaactctccgagtgaagaagtttctccttatctcgggcctaaatggcctaccccttatcctaagactgtgtccccttctggacttgcccaacatcgggaacattcttcccgcatctaacctgtccagtcccgtcagaattttctatgtttctatgagatcccctctcatccttctaaactccagtgaatacaggcccagtcaatccagtctctcctcatatgtcagtcctgccatcttgggaatcagtctggtgaaccttcgctgcacaccctcaatagcaagaacgtccttcctcagattaggagaccaaaactgaacacaatattccaggtgaggcctcaccaaggctctgtacaactgcagtaagacctccctgctcctacactcaaatcccctagctatgatggccaacatgccatttgccttcttcaccacctgctgtacctgcatgccaactttcaatgactgatgtaccatgacacccaggtctcgttgcacctccccctttcctaatctgccatcattcagataatagtctgccttcatgtttttggcaccaaagtggataacctcacatttatccacattatactgcatctgtcatgcatttgcccactcacctaacctgtccaagtcaccctgcagcctcttagcatcctcctcatagctcacaccgccacccattttagtgtcatctgcaaacttggagatattactctcaattccttcatctaaatcattgatgtatattgtaaatagctggggtcccagcactgagccctgcggcaccccactagtcactgcttgccattctgaaaaggacccatttatcctgactctctggttcctgtctgccaaccagttctctatccacgtcaatac
Proteins encoded:
- the creg1 gene encoding protein CREG1, whose translation is MASWMLAALLALFAALRGSIAIPPPPHDEVARMARFIVHNCDWGLVATISTHKPLVGRAFANIFSVSDGPPEEASGVPYLYLTPLELSVQDMQANPEISLAMSLAETDYCRKQAFDPQSPLCCRVLLSGTIMMVNKTEIDFAKEALFSRHPAMADWPHDHKWYFAKLNITNILVLDYFGGVKTVTPEEYYNVKPEYKRNLNGERTS